The following coding sequences are from one Longimicrobiales bacterium window:
- a CDS encoding ABC transporter permease, producing MGSYILRRLLQSIVVVIGVTLVSFLALQAGGDPTYLYVSERASTEEIEATRRALGFDRPLHEQYLGFVGDLVQGDFGQSLSYRQPAMEIVLDALPATIELTVFALVLALMLAIPLGVLAAINRGTAWDGSVTTFAMLGQSIPNFWLGIMMILFFGLYTRWFPISGHVPFLTPLLNGDFGTAFSNLPRTIYHLILPGIAVGTYSLARNTRLVRSSLLEVLEQDYVRTARSKGLPELRVLVHHALRNAWLPVVTIIGLEFGFLLGGVVVVETVFSYPGIGRLLFAAINQRDIPLVQAGVILLAGIFVMLNLVVDLVYVRLDPRVKLTGGGG from the coding sequence ATGGGATCTTACATCCTGAGGAGGTTGCTCCAGAGCATCGTGGTCGTCATCGGCGTCACGCTGGTGAGCTTCTTGGCGCTTCAGGCCGGCGGAGATCCGACCTACCTCTATGTCAGCGAACGGGCTTCCACCGAGGAGATCGAGGCGACCCGTCGGGCCCTTGGCTTCGATCGGCCCCTTCATGAGCAGTACCTGGGGTTTGTCGGCGACCTGGTTCAGGGTGATTTCGGGCAGTCGCTCTCGTACAGGCAGCCGGCCATGGAGATCGTCCTCGACGCGCTCCCGGCTACGATCGAGTTGACGGTATTCGCTCTGGTACTCGCACTCATGCTGGCAATCCCCCTGGGCGTCCTCGCAGCCATCAATCGAGGGACGGCGTGGGACGGGTCCGTCACGACCTTCGCCATGCTGGGTCAGTCGATTCCGAATTTCTGGCTAGGGATCATGATGATCCTTTTTTTCGGACTCTACACGCGCTGGTTCCCCATTTCTGGCCATGTGCCCTTCCTTACACCGTTGCTGAATGGTGATTTCGGAACGGCGTTCTCGAACCTCCCCCGGACGATTTATCACCTGATCTTGCCTGGGATCGCCGTGGGAACGTACTCCCTGGCAAGGAATACTCGACTCGTTCGTTCGTCGCTGCTCGAGGTTCTCGAGCAGGACTACGTTCGGACCGCTCGCTCCAAGGGGCTGCCGGAACTACGAGTCCTGGTGCACCACGCCCTGCGAAACGCGTGGTTGCCCGTGGTGACGATTATCGGGCTCGAGTTCGGTTTTCTGCTGGGGGGCGTTGTCGTGGTGGAGACGGTGTTCAGCTACCCGGGGATCGGCCGCCTCCTCTTCGCGGCGATTAACCAGCGAGATATTCCGCTGGTACAGGCCGGCGTCATTCTCCTTGCCGGGATCTTCGTCATGCTCAACCTCGTCGTTGACCTCGTTTATGTGCGCCTCGACCCCCGTGTGAAGCTGACTGGAGGCGGAGGATGA
- a CDS encoding ABC transporter substrate-binding protein, which translates to MNLRTNAARTALAGLFGAILVATGCAERADDTIIVGLSADITTFEPGMISSRDNSNIAEHIFGSLFTLSAAGEPIPDLAHTLEITEDGTGYIYTLNEGMTCHDGEALTAEDVAYTFNRIRDPENRFTGNAPGFVYTSVGFQNAVALDDLRVQINIARKNPIAFGLLTEIYVHCKDSYEQMTLDEAASNPIGSGSYRLTSWTRGSEVVLEKVREPGNFQRIVWRIIPEASTRTAELVAGNVDIITNVVPEQIEAIDGSGRAEVRVVSGTRRMYLGFSLSEASRQMPGGEEIQDARVRRALQYAVDVPTICEQLLSVECDRATGPVNPPNGKMNLTPYPYDPDTAERLLDEAGHPRGDDGNRFSIRLQAGRGRYVNDVNVVLAISQYLQDVGLDVEVELLEWASVYTPLLRERSMGPLFFLGTGGGLWSPIYDMTDMAAVDSGTNYTHWSDDRWFRRWPDLAAATTPEETRTIIDEMLQVFYDDGPWLHLYFQPDFYGVSNRITWDARRDERVYVFEAGLK; encoded by the coding sequence ATGAATCTTCGAACCAACGCCGCCCGGACCGCATTAGCTGGGCTGTTTGGCGCAATCCTGGTCGCCACCGGGTGCGCTGAGCGAGCTGACGACACCATAATCGTGGGACTCAGCGCCGATATCACGACCTTCGAACCGGGAATGATCTCGAGTCGAGATAATTCGAATATCGCCGAGCACATCTTTGGCAGCCTTTTCACTCTGAGTGCCGCTGGAGAACCCATCCCCGATCTCGCCCACACGCTGGAGATCACGGAAGACGGCACGGGCTATATCTACACTCTCAACGAGGGCATGACCTGCCACGATGGCGAGGCCCTGACCGCCGAGGACGTGGCCTACACGTTCAACAGGATCCGGGACCCGGAGAATCGCTTCACTGGGAACGCTCCTGGCTTTGTCTACACCTCTGTCGGGTTCCAGAATGCTGTGGCGCTCGATGACCTCCGGGTGCAGATCAACATCGCCAGAAAGAACCCGATCGCGTTTGGGCTGCTCACCGAGATCTACGTTCACTGCAAGGACAGCTATGAGCAGATGACCCTGGATGAGGCGGCGTCCAACCCGATCGGATCGGGCTCATACCGCCTGACGTCTTGGACCCGCGGGTCCGAGGTCGTGCTCGAGAAGGTGCGGGAGCCCGGAAATTTTCAGCGAATTGTGTGGCGAATCATTCCGGAGGCCTCGACTCGCACTGCGGAACTCGTCGCCGGAAATGTGGACATCATCACCAACGTGGTGCCGGAACAGATCGAGGCGATCGATGGGTCGGGTCGTGCTGAAGTCCGTGTGGTGTCTGGGACACGACGGATGTATCTGGGCTTCAGCCTCTCGGAAGCTTCGCGACAGATGCCGGGTGGAGAGGAGATCCAGGATGCCCGTGTGCGGCGCGCGCTCCAGTACGCGGTGGACGTCCCCACCATTTGCGAGCAACTCCTGAGTGTCGAGTGTGACCGTGCGACCGGCCCTGTGAATCCGCCGAACGGTAAAATGAACCTGACGCCGTATCCGTACGATCCGGACACGGCAGAGCGGCTTCTCGATGAGGCGGGCCACCCCCGGGGAGACGATGGCAACCGGTTCTCTATCCGACTCCAGGCGGGGCGCGGACGGTACGTAAACGACGTGAACGTTGTCCTCGCAATCAGTCAGTACTTGCAGGACGTGGGGCTCGACGTCGAGGTGGAGCTTCTCGAGTGGGCTTCCGTCTACACGCCACTCCTCAGGGAGCGCAGCATGGGTCCCCTCTTCTTCCTCGGAACTGGCGGAGGCCTCTGGAGTCCGATCTACGATATGACCGACATGGCGGCCGTGGACTCGGGCACGAACTACACCCACTGGAGTGACGACCGCTGGTTCCGGCGCTGGCCCGATCTGGCCGCGGCCACGACTCCTGAGGAGACCCGTACCATCATTGATGAGATGCTCCAGGTTTTCTACGACGATGGGCCTTGGCTGCACCTGTATTTCCAGCCGGACTTTTACGGCGTGTCGAACCGTATCACCTGGGACGCTCGCCGTGACGAGAGAGTGTACGTATTCGAGGCCGGGCTGAAGTGA
- a CDS encoding Gfo/Idh/MocA family oxidoreductase → MKPLRFILVGLGARSKTWQKVLGEHPDCLIVGLVETDPERLSMAVAAVPGTVGGASLEEVAAEVDADVALLCTPPGGRHSQVAAACAARLAILAEKPLADTVADAQSHVTAAAVAGVPLAVGLNFRYLGVTQALKELFSPDRLGPPEFGRFTYERWRDGRMPRLNKYPLSMSQPMLWEQSIHHFDLMRFVYDAEPVAISARTFNPSWSMYGGDANVGALITFSGGIEVTYQGTWAGNWQQMGFDWRTECQRGIAVQGEMFGALSYAFRDDPELTPVDLPDDEPWVDDARAFLVDFVSHLKDGTPLPCPGTDHLNSLRMVEACIRSSEGEGTVSLNEQGG, encoded by the coding sequence GTGAAGCCGCTCCGCTTCATTCTCGTCGGTCTGGGCGCCCGGTCGAAAACTTGGCAGAAGGTCTTGGGTGAGCACCCGGATTGTCTCATCGTAGGGCTGGTCGAGACCGACCCGGAGCGACTCTCGATGGCGGTGGCCGCGGTCCCCGGCACGGTTGGAGGAGCTTCCCTGGAAGAGGTCGCGGCCGAGGTCGACGCGGATGTCGCCCTTTTGTGCACTCCACCGGGTGGACGGCATTCTCAGGTTGCCGCAGCCTGTGCTGCGCGATTGGCAATTCTGGCCGAGAAGCCTTTGGCGGACACGGTTGCCGACGCACAGTCCCATGTGACCGCAGCTGCGGTGGCAGGAGTCCCGCTCGCGGTTGGACTCAACTTCCGTTACCTCGGGGTGACCCAGGCGCTAAAGGAGCTTTTTTCTCCCGATCGGCTGGGCCCGCCGGAGTTCGGGCGCTTCACATATGAAAGGTGGCGTGACGGACGCATGCCACGTCTGAACAAGTACCCCCTCTCCATGTCACAGCCCATGCTGTGGGAGCAGTCGATCCATCACTTCGACCTCATGCGCTTTGTCTACGACGCGGAGCCGGTCGCCATTTCCGCCCGGACGTTCAACCCGTCGTGGTCCATGTATGGCGGTGATGCCAACGTCGGTGCGCTCATCACCTTCAGTGGGGGCATCGAAGTGACATACCAGGGCACATGGGCAGGGAACTGGCAGCAGATGGGTTTTGATTGGCGCACCGAGTGCCAGCGAGGCATTGCGGTGCAGGGGGAGATGTTCGGGGCGCTGAGCTACGCATTCCGTGACGACCCGGAGCTTACGCCGGTCGACCTTCCCGACGACGAACCATGGGTCGACGATGCCCGCGCCTTTCTCGTCGACTTCGTGAGCCACCTGAAGGACGGCACCCCGCTGCCGTGTCCCGGCACTGACCACCTGAATTCCCTTCGAATGGTGGAGGCGTGCATACGGTCTTCCGAGGGCGAAGGCACCGTGAGTCTCAACGAGCAAGGAGGATGA
- a CDS encoding NAD(P)-dependent oxidoreductase, whose product MIRRRVLITGAGGFAGSALSLGFAKLGWEVIALDRAFDDRPGHEAIRRVTVELMEGVPEAVPGVDLVVHAAWVTTDPETLGVTPDGYLALNLRPLEKVLEYATRTCPRAFVFVSSSGVFAAEDAVGGLTDADQPTGASPYAVAKLAGESLVQTSLDHGTAVHVVRLGYLFGPGEMAIASRLRVSLVAGWVAAARAGEPLVVRSDDPVRDWTFTADLAGALERLAEEVAAGRPIHLGSPHVCSDSEFAELIAHVFPAATRITQPAAGQVKPPMVPSDVAALRDFEWTDPAAGLQLLLTEEVAA is encoded by the coding sequence ATGATAAGGAGACGGGTCCTGATCACCGGCGCGGGGGGCTTCGCAGGAAGCGCCCTGTCATTGGGCTTTGCGAAGCTCGGCTGGGAGGTCATCGCCTTGGATCGAGCCTTTGACGATCGACCCGGGCATGAAGCGATCCGTCGAGTGACCGTGGAGTTGATGGAAGGAGTGCCTGAAGCGGTTCCGGGGGTGGACCTGGTCGTCCACGCGGCATGGGTGACCACTGACCCCGAGACGCTGGGAGTGACTCCGGACGGATATCTCGCATTGAACCTTCGTCCTCTGGAGAAGGTGCTCGAGTACGCGACGCGGACTTGTCCTCGCGCCTTCGTCTTCGTGAGCTCGTCCGGCGTCTTTGCTGCCGAAGACGCAGTAGGGGGATTGACTGATGCTGATCAACCAACCGGAGCGTCTCCATACGCCGTGGCCAAGCTTGCAGGTGAATCGCTGGTTCAGACTTCACTGGACCACGGCACGGCCGTCCACGTAGTGCGGCTTGGATACCTCTTCGGTCCAGGTGAGATGGCTATCGCCAGCCGGCTCAGGGTATCGCTTGTCGCCGGATGGGTCGCCGCTGCCCGGGCTGGTGAACCTCTGGTGGTGAGATCAGACGATCCCGTGAGAGACTGGACGTTCACTGCGGATCTGGCTGGTGCGCTCGAGAGACTGGCGGAGGAAGTGGCCGCTGGACGCCCGATTCACCTCGGGAGCCCTCATGTATGTTCGGACAGCGAATTCGCGGAGCTGATTGCTCATGTGTTTCCAGCCGCGACAAGGATCACACAGCCCGCGGCAGGACAGGTGAAGCCGCCCATGGTCCCAAGCGATGTAGCCGCTCTTCGCGACTTCGAATGGACGGATCCGGCCGCCGGCCTTCAACTTCTGCTGACCGAGGAGGTTGCTGCGTGA
- a CDS encoding GntR family transcriptional regulator: MPLGPIEQMPLRVQVAERLRSAIVTGKIRPGTPLVETALAEQLRVSRAPIREAIQDLENDGLVETMAYRRKRVKPLTVQEVAEICEMRQLFEVMAVRRILNQGTVVESLWAPCRAMEEAATADDRDSLIAADEAFHRTLIRLSDHQLLAQLWAGLYLRIHQIMSLRNDREVDLVDIARTHPPIVNALETSDMEQAVHLVFEHANALADFDPASIAEHPE; encoded by the coding sequence ATGCCGCTCGGCCCCATCGAACAGATGCCCCTCCGCGTGCAGGTAGCTGAACGTCTCCGCTCCGCGATTGTCACGGGGAAGATCCGCCCTGGAACTCCCCTTGTAGAGACCGCGCTTGCTGAGCAGTTGCGCGTAAGTCGCGCACCGATCCGAGAAGCGATTCAAGACCTCGAGAACGATGGTCTCGTGGAGACCATGGCGTATCGACGGAAGCGCGTGAAGCCTCTCACTGTGCAGGAAGTGGCTGAGATCTGCGAAATGCGGCAGCTCTTCGAAGTGATGGCTGTCCGCCGCATTTTGAATCAGGGCACTGTGGTTGAATCACTCTGGGCGCCGTGCCGGGCCATGGAGGAAGCTGCAACTGCGGACGATCGGGACTCCCTGATCGCGGCAGACGAAGCCTTCCATCGAACGCTCATCCGACTCTCGGATCATCAATTGCTGGCTCAACTGTGGGCGGGGCTGTACCTCCGTATCCACCAGATCATGTCCCTTCGGAACGACCGCGAGGTCGACCTGGTCGACATCGCGAGAACGCATCCTCCCATTGTGAATGCGCTTGAGACCAGCGATATGGAGCAGGCAGTGCACCTTGTTTTCGAGCATGCCAACGCGCTCGCGGACTTCGATCCAGCTAGCATCGCCGAGCACCCGGAATGA
- a CDS encoding ureidoglycolate lyase, translating to MTPQDPDPSAFAPFGAFLTPPTEVGERLMFQHWLEPVSGRIQQCHLNRVSPSTLPLTLEQVECHPFAAQLFLPMGVSRYLVTVMPSDESGAPDPGRALTFVVPGTLGVVYHPGTWHAGIAVLDSEATFAVMMWRGGKDDDVFAPIEMNVDALPATAVPTTEEDSPV from the coding sequence GTGACGCCTCAGGATCCGGATCCTTCTGCCTTTGCGCCGTTTGGTGCGTTCCTCACGCCACCAACCGAGGTCGGCGAGCGATTGATGTTCCAGCATTGGCTGGAGCCTGTCTCGGGGCGGATACAGCAGTGTCACTTGAATCGGGTCTCACCTTCGACGCTGCCACTCACGCTTGAACAGGTGGAGTGCCACCCCTTCGCGGCCCAGCTCTTTCTGCCGATGGGCGTGTCGCGCTATCTCGTAACGGTGATGCCCTCAGACGAATCTGGTGCCCCTGATCCCGGCCGGGCATTGACGTTTGTCGTGCCGGGCACGTTGGGCGTGGTTTACCACCCCGGGACATGGCACGCGGGAATTGCAGTGCTCGATTCTGAGGCCACTTTCGCCGTGATGATGTGGCGGGGTGGGAAGGATGACGACGTATTCGCTCCGATCGAGATGAACGTGGACGCTTTGCCTGCGACGGCTGTGCCTACAACCGAGGAGGACTCCCCTGTCTGA
- a CDS encoding polysaccharide deacetylase family protein, protein MSTSRDFVGYGENPPDIRWPGGARLAVNFVLNVEEGSEYSLEDGDGRSDAALTEVAQARVPRGDRDLGAESMFEYGSRVGLWRLFRLFQTRKMPLTIFASALALERNPSAAHVVRQAVAAGDWDVVCHGRRWIEHYLLDETAEREEIAQAVETIERLIGCSPEGWYCRYAPSTATRRLLVEHGGFSYDSDAYNDELPYWVQVENRPHLVVPYSLVTNDAKLVGGPLVTGRAFGDFLIDAFEVLVAEGDLHPRMMSIGMHARILGQPARIVGLHAFLDHIMDRDDVWICRRGDLANHWRSVVPPPEPMASQ, encoded by the coding sequence GTGTCGACGAGTCGCGACTTCGTTGGTTACGGAGAGAACCCCCCGGATATCAGGTGGCCCGGAGGTGCGCGACTGGCCGTCAATTTCGTACTGAATGTCGAGGAGGGTTCGGAATACTCCCTGGAAGATGGGGACGGCCGATCCGACGCCGCCCTCACGGAGGTCGCACAGGCCAGGGTTCCGCGGGGCGATCGGGATCTCGGAGCCGAGAGCATGTTCGAGTACGGCAGCCGAGTCGGGCTCTGGCGGCTCTTTCGGCTTTTTCAGACTCGGAAAATGCCTCTGACAATTTTCGCCTCGGCTCTGGCCCTGGAAAGGAATCCGTCCGCGGCCCATGTCGTTCGCCAGGCGGTAGCGGCGGGGGACTGGGACGTCGTGTGCCATGGCAGGCGGTGGATCGAGCACTATCTGCTCGACGAGACGGCTGAAAGAGAAGAGATCGCCCAGGCAGTCGAGACGATCGAGCGATTGATCGGCTGTTCGCCCGAGGGTTGGTATTGTCGATACGCACCGTCCACGGCCACGCGACGTCTGCTCGTTGAGCACGGTGGCTTCAGCTACGACAGTGACGCCTACAACGACGAACTTCCTTACTGGGTACAGGTGGAGAACCGTCCCCACTTGGTGGTGCCGTATTCATTGGTGACCAACGACGCCAAGCTCGTCGGAGGTCCTCTCGTAACGGGGCGGGCGTTCGGTGACTTCCTCATCGATGCTTTCGAGGTCCTCGTCGCCGAAGGAGACTTGCATCCACGGATGATGTCCATCGGGATGCACGCCCGAATTCTTGGACAGCCGGCCCGGATCGTGGGGCTCCATGCATTCCTGGACCATATCATGGACCGGGACGACGTCTGGATTTGCCGCCGCGGAGATCTCGCCAATCACTGGCGTTCCGTCGTGCCTCCCCCCGAGCCGATGGCGTCACAGTGA
- a CDS encoding VOC family protein: MKSDNPNVRGIQHMAFAVRDAAKALDAYSRFLHVPADTEMHVYPKSQNRVALFYLGGIEYQLCESMVPDGRFAKWIDERGAEGLHHICYEVDDIDVALAHAEKQGATLRICQACQVHGSHPHPEGWVAFLDDEAGGIEIEFMQVYTPDQLKEYEDFKGI; this comes from the coding sequence TTGAAATCAGATAATCCGAACGTCCGTGGGATCCAGCATATGGCCTTTGCCGTGCGCGATGCGGCTAAGGCGCTTGATGCGTACTCCCGCTTCCTTCACGTGCCGGCCGATACCGAGATGCACGTGTATCCCAAGTCACAGAACCGGGTCGCGCTTTTCTACCTTGGCGGAATCGAATACCAGCTCTGCGAGTCCATGGTGCCGGACGGCCGCTTCGCGAAATGGATCGACGAGCGAGGCGCCGAAGGGCTCCACCACATCTGCTATGAGGTGGATGACATCGACGTGGCGCTGGCCCATGCGGAAAAACAGGGGGCGACGCTACGCATTTGCCAGGCTTGTCAGGTACACGGCTCGCATCCGCATCCCGAGGGATGGGTCGCCTTTTTGGACGATGAGGCTGGCGGTATCGAAATCGAATTCATGCAGGTCTACACACCCGATCAGTTGAAAGAGTACGAAGACTTCAAGGGGATCTGA
- a CDS encoding pyridoxal phosphate-dependent aminotransferase: protein MESDTMTEGRSRLARRVKLRDKHIVTRMMDIAEGLPDVIKLGRGDPDLDTPDHIVRAGQDALAAGATHYTHPLGLPELRKAIADNIVSHGGAQYAPEDIVVTPGGQQAMFIIALGLLDPGDELLIPCPGYNPYLQAAELTEATLVNIRTSAETHFTVTAEQVREHITPRSKVLILINPGNPTGTVIPPAEVARICEVAVEHDLIVVSDEIYARMTYDGHRAVPVASLPGMKERTITLSGVSKSYAMTGWRVGYLAGPSDLIPALAEIHHSFAISTSAVGQHAALAALTGPQECVEEMRLTYDERRKALCEGLTELGIPFAEPQGAFYVYAKVAAVGVGATAFCERLLAEGRVMIFPGKIYGDYTDDYARMSLTQDVPRIHEALARMGEVVAALRTEQAGA, encoded by the coding sequence ATGGAATCTGATACGATGACCGAGGGCCGAAGCCGCCTCGCCCGACGCGTGAAGTTGCGAGACAAACACATCGTCACCCGGATGATGGATATCGCTGAGGGACTGCCGGATGTGATCAAGCTTGGGCGTGGTGATCCTGACCTCGACACACCAGACCATATCGTCCGGGCGGGCCAGGATGCGCTGGCCGCCGGTGCGACGCACTACACGCATCCACTCGGCCTTCCGGAGCTCCGGAAGGCGATCGCAGACAACATCGTCTCCCACGGCGGCGCTCAGTACGCGCCCGAGGACATCGTGGTTACTCCGGGTGGGCAGCAGGCGATGTTCATCATCGCGCTCGGGTTGCTCGACCCTGGAGACGAGTTGCTGATTCCGTGTCCGGGCTACAACCCCTACCTGCAGGCGGCCGAGCTCACTGAGGCCACGCTCGTGAATATCCGGACGTCTGCTGAGACGCACTTCACGGTTACGGCGGAGCAGGTTCGAGAGCACATCACGCCGCGTTCGAAGGTGCTCATCCTGATCAATCCCGGGAATCCGACGGGCACGGTCATTCCTCCGGCTGAAGTCGCCCGGATTTGCGAGGTCGCGGTCGAGCACGACCTGATCGTGGTTTCCGACGAGATCTATGCCCGGATGACCTACGACGGCCATCGCGCAGTGCCGGTCGCATCACTCCCCGGGATGAAGGAACGCACGATTACCCTCTCCGGGGTCTCGAAGTCCTATGCGATGACCGGCTGGCGCGTAGGATACCTCGCGGGTCCGTCTGACCTCATTCCCGCCCTGGCCGAGATCCACCACTCTTTTGCGATCTCGACCTCTGCTGTCGGCCAGCACGCCGCGCTCGCAGCTCTTACAGGACCGCAGGAGTGCGTAGAGGAGATGCGCCTGACGTACGACGAGCGGAGAAAGGCGCTGTGCGAAGGCCTGACCGAGCTGGGCATTCCGTTCGCCGAACCCCAGGGGGCCTTCTACGTCTACGCGAAGGTCGCGGCGGTCGGAGTCGGAGCCACCGCGTTCTGTGAGCGTCTGCTCGCAGAGGGGCGGGTCATGATCTTCCCGGGGAAGATCTATGGAGACTACACGGACGACTACGCGCGCATGTCGCTGACACAGGATGTCCCTCGCATTCACGAGGCATTGGCCCGGATGGGCGAGGTCGTAGCGGCCCTCCGCACGGAGCAGGCTGGTGCATGA
- a CDS encoding carboxypeptidase M32, which yields MGYNAFLERMGEVNDLLCAESMLNWDARTMMPSGGGDTRAKQLATLTVMARNHLVADESRRLLDRAEAETASLSLDSVERTICAQVREAIDYHLRIPAALVHKRAEVGSKGQHVWVKARAESDFASFAPVLEETLALNREMAECIGYEDHPYDALMYRFEPGETVASLQPLFATLREGLLPLVQAIGEKEAPRIDFLEQPYPVDKQLEFALKMARKLGYDTDRGRLDLTVHPFEVSFTRNDVRITTRVNDEWMPKSLFGTLHETGHALYEQYCDPAYTRTPLATDLVSLYAVGGVSFGAHESQSRLFENHVGRSREFWDLNFGELHDTFPDQLAGIDAETFWRAVNRVQPGLVRVESDELTYDFHIMLRVEIEAALIDGSLAVSDLPEMWNTKMKEYLGLDVPHDRLGVLQDVHWSSGQVGTFCNYTIGNVMAGQLFHTATKEESVQEGLAAANYVPLREWMTEHVHRHGRRYLRDELLEKATGERLEPSYYIEHLSNKYSEIYGI from the coding sequence ATGGGGTACAACGCTTTCCTTGAGCGAATGGGCGAGGTCAACGACCTCCTCTGCGCCGAATCGATGCTCAATTGGGACGCGAGGACCATGATGCCGTCCGGCGGGGGTGACACCCGTGCCAAGCAGTTGGCTACGCTGACCGTCATGGCGCGGAACCACCTGGTTGCGGACGAATCGCGTCGACTCCTCGATCGGGCCGAGGCGGAGACCGCCTCCCTCTCTCTCGACAGCGTAGAGCGGACGATCTGCGCTCAAGTACGGGAGGCCATCGATTATCACCTCCGTATTCCGGCGGCATTGGTGCACAAGCGTGCCGAGGTGGGATCCAAGGGACAGCACGTCTGGGTGAAAGCCCGGGCAGAGAGCGACTTTGCCTCCTTTGCCCCGGTGCTTGAGGAGACCCTCGCGCTGAACCGTGAGATGGCTGAGTGCATCGGGTACGAGGATCATCCGTACGACGCGCTCATGTACCGATTCGAGCCAGGCGAGACGGTAGCGTCTTTGCAGCCGTTGTTCGCCACCCTCCGTGAGGGACTCCTTCCGCTGGTGCAGGCCATCGGTGAGAAGGAAGCACCCCGGATCGACTTTCTCGAGCAACCCTACCCGGTGGATAAGCAGCTTGAGTTCGCCCTGAAGATGGCGAGGAAGCTTGGGTACGATACGGACCGTGGCCGACTGGATCTGACCGTTCACCCATTCGAAGTCTCCTTCACACGCAACGACGTCCGGATCACGACTCGGGTGAACGACGAGTGGATGCCCAAGAGCCTCTTCGGAACGCTCCACGAGACCGGACACGCTCTCTACGAGCAGTACTGCGACCCGGCCTACACCCGAACGCCCTTGGCCACGGACCTCGTCAGTCTGTACGCGGTCGGCGGGGTCAGCTTTGGAGCCCACGAAAGTCAGTCACGACTCTTCGAAAACCATGTCGGGCGGAGCCGGGAGTTCTGGGATCTGAACTTCGGCGAGCTGCACGACACGTTCCCGGATCAGCTCGCGGGAATCGATGCAGAGACTTTCTGGCGCGCGGTGAATCGGGTGCAGCCTGGCCTCGTCCGGGTCGAGTCCGACGAACTGACGTACGACTTCCACATCATGCTTCGTGTAGAGATCGAGGCCGCTCTCATTGATGGCAGCCTCGCGGTGTCTGACCTCCCCGAGATGTGGAACACGAAAATGAAGGAGTATCTAGGGCTGGACGTTCCGCACGACCGTCTCGGTGTACTTCAGGATGTCCACTGGTCGTCTGGTCAGGTTGGGACCTTCTGCAACTACACGATCGGGAATGTGATGGCGGGACAGCTCTTCCACACCGCCACAAAAGAAGAGTCGGTCCAGGAAGGACTGGCCGCGGCGAACTACGTGCCGCTACGCGAGTGGATGACCGAGCACGTGCATCGTCACGGCCGCCGCTACCTGCGCGACGAGCTCCTTGAGAAGGCCACTGGGGAGCGTCTTGAACCCAGCTATTACATCGAACATCTCAGTAACAAGTACTCGGAGATTTATGGAATCTGA
- a CDS encoding DUF4438 domain-containing protein yields the protein MADPLQWNFDDLVEMAVTGQVSQPAMRRGGYVHRPDGVGEVLPGMYGITYNARVGDRAFGWAGDHVEPGVSIAHSDERADFALHYLTCIGNEAEVVTGLARGAKGVITGEHARLLVDFPPDVLEEMTIGDTVQIRTLGRGLRLQSHPGIEFKKTSPSLAKAFGLRLNDEQVSCPVAMELPPRIMGSGAEINSEFVDQDLMSGDRALMAELGIDQMRLGDMIGIRNVDHRFGRSYREGWVAICVCIHGDSVMTGHGPGILTLMTGPPELLDFHIDPTANIAHTLGIRGMA from the coding sequence ATGGCCGACCCGCTACAGTGGAACTTCGACGACCTCGTCGAGATGGCAGTCACTGGGCAGGTGAGTCAGCCTGCCATGCGAAGGGGTGGATACGTCCATCGACCTGACGGAGTCGGTGAGGTCCTGCCCGGCATGTACGGAATCACGTACAACGCGCGGGTCGGTGACCGAGCTTTCGGCTGGGCCGGCGACCACGTGGAGCCCGGAGTCTCTATCGCGCATTCGGACGAGCGGGCGGACTTCGCCCTCCACTACCTGACGTGTATCGGAAACGAAGCCGAAGTCGTAACCGGGCTGGCCCGAGGAGCAAAAGGCGTCATCACGGGAGAACACGCCCGTCTGCTGGTGGACTTTCCGCCTGATGTCCTCGAAGAGATGACAATCGGAGATACCGTCCAGATCCGAACGCTGGGTCGAGGACTGAGACTCCAAAGCCACCCCGGCATCGAGTTCAAGAAGACGAGCCCATCTCTCGCCAAGGCTTTTGGCCTGCGGCTGAACGACGAGCAGGTGAGCTGTCCGGTGGCCATGGAGCTGCCACCCCGAATCATGGGCTCAGGAGCGGAAATCAACTCCGAGTTCGTCGATCAGGACCTCATGTCCGGTGATCGGGCCTTGATGGCCGAGCTCGGGATCGACCAGATGCGCCTGGGCGACATGATCGGCATTCGAAACGTCGACCACCGCTTCGGCCGCTCCTACCGCGAAGGCTGGGTGGCCATCTGCGTCTGCATACACGGTGACTCCGTAATGACCGGACACGGGCCTGGGATTCTGACTCTGATGACCGGACCGCCCGAACTCCTCGACTTCCATATCGACCCCACGGCGAACATCGCCCACACCCTTGGCATCCGGGGCATGGCATGA